In Nycticebus coucang isolate mNycCou1 chromosome 5, mNycCou1.pri, whole genome shotgun sequence, the DNA window gtatcggtcaatttccttcagattttcatatttctgagaatacagtttcttgtaatattcattaaggattttttggatttctgaggagtctgttgttatttcgtctttgttgtttctgattgatgagattagagattttactctttttttcctgattaggttggccaaaggtttatctattttattgaccttttcgaaaaaccagctttttgatttattgatctgttgtattattcttttgttttcaatttcatttaattctgctctaattttggttatttcttttcttctactgggtttggggttggaatgttcttccttttccagttgcttgagatgtcccattaagttgttaactttctctctttccgttctcttgaggaaggcttgcagtgctataaatttccctcttagaactgcctttgcggtgtcccagaggttctgatagttcgtgtcttcattgttgttttgttctaaaaagttggcaatttctttcttaatcgcatctctgacccagctatcattctgcataaggttatttaacttccatgtttttgtatgagtatgcagattcctgttgttactcagctcaagttttattccatggtggtccgagaagatgcatggaataatttctattcctttaaatttactgaggttagacttgtgacctaagatatattcgattttggagtaagttgcacgggctgatgagaagtatgtgtattcagttttgttgggatgaaatgttctgtagatgtctgctaaatccagatgttggatgcttaggtttaaatctaagatttctttgctcaacttcttgttggaggatcgatccaacactgccaaaggagtgttgaaatctccaactattatggagttggaggaaatcaagttgctcatgtctgttagagtttctcttataaattgaggtgcattttggttgggtgcatagatactaataattgagatctcatcatattgagtattacccttaacaaatatgaagtgaccattcttgtccttccttacttttgttggtttaaagcctattgtatctgcaaataaaattgcaacacctgcttttttctgattaccatttgcctgaaatatggatgaccatcctttcaccttgaatctgtatttgtcttttaagtttagatgtgactcttgtatgcaacaaatatctggcctgagtttttgtatccagtcagctaacctatgcctctttagaggacagtttaagccgttcagattaatggagaatattgatagtctggtgaagttttgggtattgagtttttcaaaagtccagtgggcatttttaatcctttcgccagtgtggaaattggagtgtgatccgaagtttctgagtgagtttacttttgtggtataggattgggttggtcattatggatgatatgtctgagaatatcctgaagacctggtttggctatggcaaatttcttcaacatatgaatgtcattaaagtatttaatttctccatcatagatgaaactcagtttagctggatacaagatctggggttgaaagttattttgctttaggagattaaaagtcagtgaccaccctcttctggcttgaaaagtttcagcagagagatctgcagtcattctaatattcttgcctttgtacgtaatagttttctttctcctggcagctttgaggattttctccttcatattaactttagtgaagttaattatgatatgcctgggtgatgtcttattggggttgagtcgtgctggggctctgaagctgtccgctatctgaatttcagaatctctaggcatgtctggaaaattctctttcataatttcatgcagaaggacacagaggccacttcatctgtttctggaactcctaggattcggatattcgccttcttctaattattccagagctctcagagagaatgatccatttttgctctccatttctcttcctctttgagagtttgggagtgttccaatgctttatcttcgatgtcagaaatcctttcttctgcttgctccattctgttgctgaggtattctactgtatttttcatatctttgagggctgcaaagtcttgcttcagtgtgtctaagtctttggtggttttgtctttaaattcgttaaattcttcagacaacttttgaatttctcctcgaattcctaattccactttgttaatcttgtctgcaatccaaattctgaattcgatttctgacatctcagccagttgtttatgaatgggatcttcaattacatctgccatatctttccttggggggattgatctattctggttattcatgttaccagagtttttccgcagattccgccccatggttgttttactccctttgatctTTTCCCCCGGGGCTTTGTctagggcctgtacagtgttgtagcctgaggaactagggccctgtctggtgtggtgaggctaagtggttctgtcttgttttcagctggtttctgttccaccctagtgaaacagatactctgggttgaagtctcagctgtggagaaatatcagcaattaagtcaccccaccagcaaacaattggaaaagaaaaatcaaaccttcctaccaccatgcacccagggcaccacctgatttgtcctcaggcgattggttcagttcaaaaagtccaaaccaattgtctcagtctgcacctgtctcaggtgagagagtttaagaggtctctgggaactggatcacaggggtctggtgactactctggtgtggcttgcttcagtgctgcgtggagtcaggaggaaccacccagccaatagatcagtatgggaaggttgatgcctccttccccaccttgcaccactgtcacacccagtcactgatagccctgcagttggctgacccagttgcctgtagtgaataggtacttcaggagtttgcacctgcctgaatcacaaggaagtctgccaggtcgctgcgctctgcctctctctagcaggaggaggtgaggcctgataaccttgggcgcttgatgaaggttggggggttttcactcaggtccagtcttgcccccgattaatgttactgacagaacagaacaactctgcggttcccctgcagaagagaagctgaattgagttccatatcagcttgtctttgctcttgtattgtctataggctgacgatcccctgagggccaggtagtcttaggtttagtaaagtggacctctgggtcagccccaccctgggagtttccccggtttgcaagttggagtagcctcaggcaaatcctatactcagagtctctggttgcccagggagacgggggtgtggcttcagaatattcggtagtgagccatattgctagcaaaagagggctgctgtttaatggctcaggcaaccgctgctctggtgtagctcccttctggccaactgtcctctctccgcttccgtaccccagagtctgcaccgactggctgcagcccagcactttctacacccctcgagcaatcacccaagagtctggaacactgggggataggcctccagaccttggagtgagagcagaggggagtgcggggagtgctaggagcccggattgtgggcagagaacacacacagctttacacagttttatgcctggctgtattgtcaccaaaagacggctgtcgcactgtgcctcagggaactgccactcagtgcggtcccctctctgccaaccaggactggcctccagacctcagtgtgagtgaaggggagcactgggagctcagaattccaggtagaaactatatacagtttatacagttttatgcctggcaggaggacgctatggcaccctagtaggtgaggtaggtccagtttttagagagtctctcccgtagagtgtagtgggaggacctttgaactctgcccagttgtttgtggggcactctgagccattcttatgggggaggggactcctgtccgcttggtgatggattttgtaccttttgtttgtatccttgtggtcgcagctcacctcagcggggttgacgtgcattcttcaaccttctgtcttagcgcagctcaaatccaccaggttacttgctaaatttttgtcctttaactctccaactggacgggagcctctgtggaaagctggcttcagtcagccatcttgtctcctccccccccccgtactaattagtttgatgtaagcactccaaattgtatttaccctacatatgcataaatgtattcatgatctatgtgtatatgacaattaaataaataaataaataaataaataaattgggtcagcattttagaaaacagaagGTGCACACTTCTGGGCGTCCACCCCAGAGATGTGTGTCACGTGTGCACTGGGGGCAGGAGGAAATGTCATCACAGCACTGTTCATAACTGCACCAAACAGGAAACAACCCAGTAGAATAACAAAGAAATGAGGTGCTAGATATTAATACAGTAACAAACCGAAACACAGTAGTGAATAAACTAAACTACATGATGCTGattgaaaaagaacagaaaaaaaacaaaggtagcACACAATATAATTCCATTCACATGCAATTCAGAAACTAGAAACATGACTGTAATTTGTACAGGTGCTTCCATATTggtggtaaaatatatatgtgtatatatataatgaaaagcAAGAAGGCAATTTTGTTAAGTGTCAGCAGAGTGGTTACCTGTAGTGATGAAAGTGTGAactattgggcagcacctgtggctcagtcggtaaggcgccggccccatataccgagggtggcgggttcaagcccagctccggccaaactgcaaccaaaagatggccgggcattgtggcgggcgcctgtggtcccagctgctcgggaggctgagacaagagaatcccttaagcccaggagttggagattgctgtgagctgtgtgaggccacggcactctaccgagggccataaagtgagactctgtctctacaaaaaaaaaaaaaaaaaagaaagtgtgaacTATTATTGAATAAGGCAATGTGGGGTCTTTTGAAGGATTGGTAATGCTGTTTTCCTTGACTTTAGGGCTGCTTACAAGGGTGCTCAGTATACAACTGTTCACTGAGTATAGCTAAAGTTTAAGAACTTCCTGAAAGGGTTATTATTTCACACATACACCAAAAtgaaggttattttattttctgtttttcttaaagcCAAAATAGGGGGAGAAAACTGTCATCAAGAGCTTTATGTCACATGTGTAAGAAGGACCTAGAGCCCTTCTGCATTGCAGGGGTGGACTCAACCCTCCAACATGCCATTCAGAGGTGAGAGCTCAGCAAGAACAAAATTCCCTAAGCATTTCACAATCTATAATTTGATGACATGGGTAGAACAGTTTTTAAGATGGGAAAATGAGTAGACCTACTTTTCATTTGGTCAGCCTCTCTAAGTTTTCAGTTTGCGTAAAGTTTTAACTTATTTCTCAGTTCACAactcctttaaaaatgtttgaaataccCTGTGAACATTTGGATGAAGGGCTATACAAAATTCAAGTATGTACAGTAGTtgagaattataaaaatataaaatttcaggcCTTTAACTGTCATCACAAGAGggctgactgtgtgtgtgtgtgtgtgttgtaacTCCCTCAAGAATACAGACCATAAAGAACAAGGACTTGTATAAAACTGCCTGACACATGACAGACAATTAGAAACATCTGTAATTAATTAAGGAACTGCTATGTGTGCACTGAGTTGAATAcatttttccccactttttacAGTTGGTAAAACTGAAGCCAAGAGAGGTTAATTTGTCAGAGTTATACAAGCTAAAAGAGGTAAAAGTGAGTTTAAAACCAGTAAAAGAGAATTATCATTGTACCAAATTCAAAAACCACATTTCAAGCAACACTGAATTCACTGATAGAAAAACCCGGTTCCAATAATTCAAAAGGATTGCGAAGAAACACTCACACTATGTCATTCATAGAAGAGgataaaaacacaaaatgcaaagaaaagtaATGTGGGCTTGACCAGGAAATATGTGCTTTATTGCTCTCAGGATAGGGACCACCACCCAGACCACAGACAGCTGGCAAAGCGAGCCCAGGTGACCATCCTACTGCTCATCTTCCAACAACATGACATCAGCTTCAGGAACTAAGTTGCCAACGCAGGCAGAATTTAGGGAGATGTAATCTGTCACCATGGCTGAAGGGAAGGACATGGAGTCATGGGATGAAGAAGAGCCACTGGATCTCCCTGTTTCCTGGTCCTGATGAAACCTCATGTTGTTACTTGCTCTTGGGTGGACACTTCTGCCTGCAGGGTGGAGGTGGGCACTGCACAGGTGGACATGCAGGACTCAAGCACTTTAGAGGTGGGCAGGGCTGAGGACAATTGGGGATCAACACAGGAGGTGGTGGGCAGGGCTCAGGGCACTTTAGAGGTGGGCAGGGCTGAGGGTACTTTGGGATGAACACAGGAGGTGGTGGGCAGGGCTCAGGGCACTTTGGGATGAACACAGGAGGTGGTGGGCAGGGCTCAGGGCACTTTAGAGGTGGGCAGGGCTGAGGGCACTTTGGGATGAACACAGGAGGTGGTGGGCAGGGCTCAGGGCACTTTGGGATGAACACAGGAGGTGGTGGGCAGGGCTCAGGGCACTTTAGAGGTGGGCAGGGCTCAGGGCACTTGGGGATGAACACGGGGGGTGGCTGGCAGGGCTGCTtgcactgctgctgctgctgctggtaaGACATCTCTCCTGAGTTTCAGAGGATCTGAAAGGTAAGCAACATCATTCATAAGAGAGACAGTCCACTGCGCGACAactagctagggcaccagccctctAGTCTCCAAGGACCAGCATTGCAGCTCACACAGTCCTTACAATCTTGTGTGGCTTCGTCACCCTTCCCTTGTAGGACCTCCTACCTGCAGATCTTCAGTCTGGCTGATCTCTTACTGTATCACTTTCTAAAGACAAAATTGCCTATCAGGCACAACAAGATGTTATCTGAGGACAAATACTACCTAAAGAAGAAAGACCCAGGTATTGAAATTCTAACCAATCTCACACCAAATCTCTGCTCATATCCCCCATGAGGCCTTGGTTTAACTGGGCTGATGTGGTGCAGAGCAGGGCACTTGTGAATACCTGAGGCTCCTGCCTATCACTCAAGGAAACTGCACTCGCCAATGTAGAGCAGGAGATGGGCAGCATCTGATATCTCTCACTCTCCTTCAGCTTAAGATTCAGGTTTAAGATTATATCTTTTACTACATTTCCCTTATCACCTTCCAGGTCATCCACCAAAATATCAGCTAAAGTGTATCCATCACATCTCATTTGTCCTAATAATGAACATAAGTTGATTAAAAacagtagaaactccatagttggccaccttcctacactgaccaccttcctAAGTTGACCTCATATTCATGGGCCAGGCATACGTCTCAGTATGTCTCAATAACTAGGCCTAGTCACCTACATTGACCATgtctgtatgttgatcagtttgctacagtcctttcagggtcaacttacagagattctactgtaatcATTTTCAGCCCCAGGTTAAACCCTAACAGTGccaaggggtcctcaaactgcggcccgcgggccacatgaggcggtgtggttatatttgttcctgttttgcttttttacttcaaaataagatatgtgcagtgtgcataggaatttgttcatagttgttgtttttttttttaaactatagtccggccctccatcagtctgagggacagtgaattggccccctgtttaaaaagtttgaggacgcctgcctaaCACCATCCAAGTATCAAGAAAGGCCTTTAAGTTTTGTACTCACCAGAGTCTCCAAAGATCAACAGCTGAGAGCCAAGAAGATAAGCATCGGTGTGGCAGAGAAGCCTTTTATACGGCCTGGGATGAGATGCTATTTCCCAACCAAAATGCCATCTGCATGCAATGCCCACATTCATTTGCCACACACGTGCTAGCACAAAACTTCCTTGTCCATGACCCTCCTCAGCAGGCCACGTGCACAGTGATTCACTTGAAACATTGTCTCAGGTTCTCTGTCCAGTGCCATATGCCAATTGAAGAATATGACAAATTCTCTTGCAACTGAGATGGTACTTCCCCTACTTCCCAGCTTCCCGGGTTCCCTGTACATATCATAACAGGGATATGTTTTACCTCATCCAGTGTCCTGCCTGGGGTCCAGCTTTGTTCTGTTTAATGGCAGAGACAGAGTGTGCCATTCCCACAGCCTGGCTGTATCTTGACTTTCAGGTACAGGTGGAGTTTCTCTCATAGCTCACTTCCGCTGCACCATGGCCTATTGGTCTCTATACTCCTTTGACAATTAGTTTACTTGAGCAGGGCCACAAAGGCATGTCTCAGTTTCCCAGAAGCTGGCAGTCCCAGCCTGCATATGCCTGTAGAGCCCATCAATGGGCTTCAACAGGGCAACACCTTCTCCCAGTATTCCAGGCTATAAGAGTCCCATGCTGGACCCTCCCTAAAGCTTCATATTTGCAGATTACACACTGAATTCATCGCTGTATCCCCGGTGACCATGAGCTGGAAACCTGAACTCATCTTCTCCCATTTTCCTCAAAACGGACTTAACATCTGGCCTCATCCCTTTAGCAGCTTTTCCACTCACACTCCCTAAATCCTGTGTGCTACTTTTTCCAACATGAGTTAATTGAATCTATTCTTTAATAATTCCTCTcttttggcagtgcctgtggctcaaaggagtggggtgccagccacatatgctggaggtggcaggttcaaacccagccccggccaaaaactgcaaaaaaataataataataataacaataataataattcctctCTTTTGAAATGACAATAGGCTTTcaggctttctctttcttctcaagGAATAAAGTTCTGTGAGCTGTTTATCCCACTAGTCACTTCATGGATATTTTTACCTAAATAAATAAGATACAGGTGGCACAGATCTCATgtattcataatttcttttttttatttcagaattctatggaggtacaaatgtttgggTTAGATGAATTGCTTTTCCacagtttgaatcaaagttagaagtgtgcccttcacccagatagggTTCACTGTACTCAAtatgtgtgaatttacccctcaCCTGCCCCTTTCCACCTGCTGCTtgccattgagttttactaccaaatgtgcacatagGTGTTAATCTCTTAgttgtaatttaaaaatgagaacatgtagtgtttatttctccattcttgggaagCTTTGTTTAGAAGAATGGTCCCCAGTTTCCATTTTCATCCAGTTGCTTGGAAGGTACTACTTTACCATTTTTTATGGCAGAGTAGTACAAGTACactacagtatacatataccacattttattaagccACTCATAatttgataggcacttgggtggGTTCTACATCTTTGAGATTGTAAATGGTGCTGCCACATTCAAAtgcacatgtctttttgataaacaacttttctttctttgggtaaGTACACAATAGTGGGACCAAATGGCAGGACtccttttagttctctgaggtgTCTCCATACAACCTTCTGTACAGggtgtactaatttgcagtcccaccaatagtgtataattGTTCATTtgtctccacgtccatgccagccTCCTttctttagggatttttttttttataaaagccattctcactggcattaggtgacatctcactgtggtttcgatttgcatttccctgatgattggagacattgagcattttttaa includes these proteins:
- the LOC128585493 gene encoding small proline-rich protein 2D-like, whose product is MSYQQQQQQCKQPCQPPPVFIPKCPEPCPPLKCPEPCPPPPVFIPKCPEPCPPPPVFIPKCPQPCPPLKCPEPCPPPPVFIPKCPEPCPPPPVFIPKYPQPCPPLKCPEPCPPPPVLIPNCPQPCPPLKCLSPACPPVQCPPPPCRQKCPPKSK